The genomic DNA GAGTCAAAAAATGCTTTTTTAGGGAAGCCGCGTTGGAGGAAAGTGACATTGGCCCAATTGAAGGTTGTAAGATCAAGAAGAAAAAGTGTCACGCAAAAAGAATCGCTGACACATTCTGAAAACTAAACGTAAAAAGTAAACTTAACGCTCTCTCCGGCTTCCGACTGGTTGATTGCAACACAACTGAAGTTAACGTAAAGTTTTCACCATCGAAAACTCTACATTTTTTTCAAGAACATTTGAACGAATATTCAAAACTGGTGACTGAACCTTTCAGAAAAGTCCATTCGGAAAGTCTCCGTTTATGCTATCCTAAAGTAGGAAGAAACCTTTTGGGTTCTTCCATGTAATTCCCAACCCCACTGCTTTTCTGACCTTAACTAACGCGTCGTGATAGCTCACGACCGAGGAGAGAATCACGTGTTCACCTTTTAGTTGATTCGCTTGAGGCTCCATGAATGTCAAGAAAAACCTCCCTTTCTTCCACTAAAAACTATTTGTAATGTTCACTTTGTTAGGTAACCACTCTTCTTTAAGGGCACAAAATGGGGCTGCATTTGTTGCCAGCTATGAAACACCATCGAACGTAGCGACAACAATTTTCACCTCTCCAGGAAATCCTGCACCTGCACCTTCTCTAAAAGCTACTCGGCCCAAGCAGTCGCCCATTGCTGCTGTTCATCCTCAGATCCGCGTCAAAGCAGAATGTGAAAGAGAGGGCAGAAAAGGTATtgctctgttgttgttgttgttgttttttttttttttcacaaaagctcGCTATTCATTTCTTACCCAGCCAATATCTCTATGGAGTCGCAcgtttttgaaatttgatcAGCCATCCATCAGCTTCATTATCGTCATTGTCATAGAAACAATAATCATCATCGCGACCTTACCGTCGTCATGGTTAATTATCAGTCTTTATGATCATCATCATGCACATGCGCACTGAAAATCCGATTGACTTTGCTCCGAACATCGGAAATTTGAAGTAAACTCCATAACCCAGAAGTGTCGACTTTGGCCCATCACTTTACGgtattatctaaatttagaatgCAGATCCCGCCAAAAAATAGCTAACTGTGACCGAAACTCTCTTGATTGGTCCGTAACCAACTACCCGCACGAGGGTTGCACGTGCTAAATGCAAAATCGAGCGCAGAACGCAATGCCGCTACGTTTTGTTACCGAAAAAATCTGGAAGTAGCTGTTCTAAAAATAGTGAATACCGTAAAGTGATGGGCCTCCAGTCATTCCATTGCATTCCATTTTGAGTTATGTGAACTTCTGGTACaataaataatgatatttttctttgttggcTAAGTGAAAAGATGCAGAGCGttgaaaacgttttattttattatattttttgtcCATGAGCGCAGTTACTACACCAAACTGTGCTGAGAAGGTTCAAAGAGAAGATCCTTTAGAGATTTTCGTCTTTGACTTGACCTCATCCCCAGAGGACGACTATGGCGATGTCTTGGGGCCGAAGCCAACTTCATTAAAGTCATCGCTCAGTCACTATGTGGACAACCCGCACATAACAAGATCGAAGGCAAAAATACACATGAACAGTGGAAACAAGTCGTCAACATCTTCTGCAAAATATATCGAAACTGTTAACctagaacaaagaaaaagcaagaCTGGGCCAAACGTAAATGATAAATTACCcttgaatgaaaaagaaaattcaagtgTACAAGTAAAAGAACTTCCAACTTCAGAACGCCAAGAAAGCAAACGTTATGGGAAAAGAAGCGACACTAAAACACCCGAAAGACTGGTTAAGGCTACCCAAGAAAGCGTAGTGCCAAGATCTAAAGttgcaaaacatgttttccAGGTAATAACtttgattaatttttttgtgtatgcactgaaaaaaaagaagcagTTGTTGAAAGAAATTGTCGAGTTGGAATAATCAATATGAAGACCGAAGTCTCCGTTATCTAAAAGCTGCATAAATATGAAACACCGGTCGAGACTATCTGGAAACTTTGTTCACGTATATTTTTAAACAAGGAATTACACGTGATAACTTTTCTCGTGCGATTTGAAATAGTTAATAAGCAATTTTAAAgttgataaataaataagacaACTGAATAAgaatacagattttgttgaaaacACTTCAAGTTACCAGTGCTCATATATTCCAAATTACACTCGAAATCATGTACTTATCCGTACAAACCATGTGGGAGCGAAAGGCGATCTTCACTTCAAACTTGAAGTTCACATTACTAACGCCGTATACGTTGGGTAGACTTTGTTCCTGCCAGGGCCATTTGCTACATTGAATTTAACTTATAGCTCTCAAACAATCAGTATAAAGACTTCTTAAAGTATAAACTaactcttaaagtgcccctgtgtgTAAGTTTTGCATTtcactgtccgccattactcacgttcaaaactgaccgattggacctcagagggttggatccagggaaaagtgactcCCAAGGCTCACGAGCTTAGACTTTTAGCGTCTGAATGCAGCTTGTTATGTACGCAATACGCGAGTTTAAacgtctgaaagcccaaaacttccGTGTTGCATATTACtgagggagtttaagaaaccacgacggctacggcgacgaaaacgttactTCAAACTATCAGTTTGAGCTATCCTTATTGTTTCACGATGCCTTACACCTTACTtacgttgtacaatatgggcgaagtatgctATAACTAGATTGGTACGTACggatttgaagcaaagagagaAAAGGAAATATTCACTAttgagcctttgatgtcattttctcctcgattcaACTGTCTCAAGGacggtggaccattaaataggagaattccagttaaaatgaacagtgtttagttaacaaagttttgaaatccaaaaaaaaattaagaattgatttttggtcacggGGGCACTTTAACAGTAAATCTCTATcgctgattggttcattttGTCTGCCCGTCATTCGTTCTTCTCCTTTGTAGGTAACTTAAAGAGGAATCGCCATTAAGCTCATTTACTTTATATTGCTATTTCCCTTTAGAAGTCTAAGATTCCCTTCAAACGCAACATGCTTGCCGCGAAAAGAAAACTCTCGTTTGATGCTTCAGAGCTTCTTGATGGTAAGTAGTGAAGACAGTTCGCGGGTACGTCTCGCCCCGCAAAGGATTGTGTGTAGGAATTTTGTTGCACATCATTTCCTTACATTGAATCAATGGAGGTGGAAGTTAGTTTTTACCTACGCTTCAAAAGAAACGGTGGGTTAGCTCTTGGGGAGAGTCTCTGTCTAATTGTAGCATTTATAACCATTAACTAAATGAAATGCAAGAATGGGACTGTCCTCAGTTTTATTTCAATTCCTTGCAGGGCTTCATGGAGATACAAATTTACAGCAGATCACAGAGAGTATTCGTAAACACGCAGAAAGACAAAAGAGTGGGAAAGTAGTTTCATGAAAATATATAACTAACGATCTGGACAGTCACTTGTCTTATTTCGAGTTATTGTTAATGGTGACTACATCTGGATTTATTTCTTTATGACATGAAATTATTAAACCCATAACAATGTGCATGTATCGTGTCCTCTTATTCGATTACTCTGTAAATTGAACCATTATCGGTTCCTcagttgtcaacggttacagtAATATTTtactttagtataaatacacaggtgattatacaaaatcgcgcgctctcattggctcgctatctcggattatcagccaataatcacctcgacggacaaaatggttgccagtagtcgttttgccactgtaagttgaagatgatttcccgttgaaaggttttttttttctcttttttgaaataatcacctgtgtatttatactaaaacaattattcgcctcaggcgaagtgattatcggtgaatattcaccgataatcacttcgccttcggcgaataatcgTTAAACAAACGAGGAACTAATAATGGGCAAATCACTCTTGCGCGTCgagtctgaaaaaaaaaaaaacacaaacacacacacgaagaaagcgacccacaatggcaataaggttaggctttttattGAGAAtcttttcgtaaaattatctccTCTGTCAGGTCTTTTTTCGGGATTCCCAcaaaaatccttatatttttgttgcctTCTTGGGATACCTGTGTTAAGACTGGAAACTAACTGTACCGGAAGCGCAAATCAGCACGCGCCAGTGTTTGACATATGACGTCAGAAAGAACACATCCGTTCGTGAAAGTAATCCGTTCGCGTGGAAACATTATGAAACAACAACCGGCGCGGAAAGGAAACATTGTTCATGTAGCACTTTTAACCACAAACGGAAAGAAATACTAAGACCGAGGCTGCTTTAATGGTCTCTCTGACAAACCTAGTTCTTAGGTTAAAAGCAAGCGATGTACCACCTGTCAAGGCAGAGAGCGATTTAGTCTGCGAAGCGTTAATGGACGAGCTTGAAACCCAGATAAAAGATGTTCAGAGAATTAATCGCCAAGTTGaacgagaaaagaagaaaatgacaaaCCAAGCGGACTATTCTTGGCTTATTGCGACGCCTCCGAAGCCCTTTCAAATGCCTCATGTGGAGCGATTGACCCTTGAGCAATTAGCTTCGAAGGTTCGACCAGAGGACAGTGGAAATGTTATCTCAGCGTTCAGGGACGTAGTTGAAGGCATTCCACGAGACGTTGCGGAGTTACCTGGAGTAATGCGATTTATAATCGAGAAAAATCTGTTAGAGCGACCGAATAAAGAGGAACAACATGAATCCACGCTCAGCTGGTTAACAAGGAGTTTTTCTCAACTAAGAACATTAACAAATCAATCTTCGGGGAGGGTTTATCCTGTTACGGAGATTGAGCTGGAAGATGTAGCTCCAACAAGGCGAGTGAAAAGTATGTCTGACTTGCCTCGTACGAGGGATCTAAGCTTGCCAGTGTAATTTCTGTATTATTGCTGCTTAGTGATCGTG from Montipora foliosa isolate CH-2021 chromosome 7, ASM3666993v2, whole genome shotgun sequence includes the following:
- the LOC138011313 gene encoding protein RD3-like, with the protein product MVSLTNLVLRLKASDVPPVKAESDLVCEALMDELETQIKDVQRINRQVEREKKKMTNQADYSWLIATPPKPFQMPHVERLTLEQLASKVRPEDSGNVISAFRDVVEGIPRDVAELPGVMRFIIEKNLLERPNKEEQHESTLSWLTRSFSQLRTLTNQSSGRVYPVTEIELEDVAPTRRVKSMSDLPRTRDLSLPV